A single window of Macaca mulatta isolate MMU2019108-1 chromosome 9, T2T-MMU8v2.0, whole genome shotgun sequence DNA harbors:
- the GBF1 gene encoding Golgi-specific brefeldin A-resistance guanine nucleotide exchange factor 1 isoform X36 produces the protein MKKLKMRAGGMSDSSKWKKQKRSPRPPRHMTKVTPGSELPTPNGTTLSSNLTGGMPFIDVPTPISSASSEAASAVVSPSTDSGLEFSSQTTSKEDLTDLEQPGSPGYSTATEPGSSELGVPEQSDLQQEGTHVEKSQSASVESIPEVLEECTSPADHSDSASVHDMDYVNPRGVRFTQSSQKEGTALVPYGLPCIRELFRFLISLTNPHDRHNSEVMIHMGLHLLTVALESAPVAQCQTLLGLIKDEMCRHLFQLLSIERLNLYAASLRVCFLLFESMREHLKFQMEMYIKKLMEIITVENPKMPYEMKEMALEAIVQLWRIPSFVTELYINYDCDYYCSNLFEDLTKLLSKNAFPVSGQLYTTHLLSLDALLTVIDSTEAHCQAKVLNSITQQEKKETARPSCEIVDGTREASNTERAASDGKAVGMASDIPGLHLPGGGRLPPEHGKPGCSDLEEAGDSGADKKFARKPPRFSCLLPDPRELIEIKNKKKLLITGTEQFNQKPKKGIQFLQEKGLLTIPMDNTEVAQWLRENPRLDKKMIGEFVSDRKNIDLLESFVSTFSFQGLRLDEALRLYLEAFRLPGEAPVIQRLLEAFTERWMNCNGSPFANSDACFSLAYAVIMLNTDQHNHNVRKQNAPMTLEEFRKNLKGVNGGKDFEQDILEDMYHAIKNEEIVMPEEQTGLVRENYVWNVLLHRGATPEGIFLRVPTASYDLDLFTMTWGPTIAALSYVFDKSLEETIIQKAISGFRKCAMISAHYGLSDVFDNLIISLCKFTALSSESIENLPSVFGSNPKAHIAAKTVFHLAHRHGDILREGWKNIMEAMLQLFRAQLLPKAMVEVEDFVDPNGKISLQREETPSNRGESTVLSFVSWLTLSGPEQSSVRGPSTENQEAKRVALECIKQCDPEKMITESKFLQLESLQELMKALVSVTPDEETYDEEDAAFCLEMLLRIVLENRDRVGCVWQTVRDHLYHLCVQAQDFCFLVERAVVGLLRLAIRLLRREEISGQVLLSLRILLLMKPSVLSRVSHQVAYGLHELLKTNAANIHSGDDWATLFTLLECIGSGVKPPATLQATARADAPDAGAQSDSELPSYHQNDVSLDRGYTSDSEVYTDHARPGKIHRSATDADVVNSGWLVVGKDDIDNSKPGPSRPGPSPLINQYSLTVGLDLGPHDTKSLLKCVESLSFIVRDAAHITPDNFELCVKTLRIFVEASLNGGCKCQEKRGKSHKYDSKGNRFKKKSKEGSMLRRPRTSSQHASRGGQSDDDEDEGVPASYHTVSLQVSQDLLDLMHTLHTRAASIYSSWAEEQRHLEADGQKIEADSRTLWAHCWCPLLQGIACLCCDARRQVRMQALTYLQRALLVHDLQKLDALEWESCFNKVLFPLLTKLLENISPADVGGMEETRMRASTLLSKVFLQHLSPLLSLSTFAALWLTILDFMDKYMHAGSSDLLSEAIPESLKNMLLVMDTAEIFHSADARGGGPSALWEITWERIDCFLPHLRDELFKQTVIQDPMPMEPHGPKPLASAHLTSAAGDTRTPGHPPPPEIPSELGACDFEKPEGPRAASSSSPGSPVASSPSRLSPTPDGPPPLAQPPLILQPLASPLQVGVPPMTLPIILNPALIEATSPVPLLATPRPTDPIPTSEVN, from the exons ATGAAGAAG CTGAAAATGAGAGCAGGAGGCATGAGTGATTCATCCAAGTGGAAGAAACAGAAGAGATCCCCTCGGCCCCCACGCCATATGACCAAAGTCACACCAGGTTCAGAGCTGCCCACTCCCAATGGAACCACCTTATCATCTAACCTCACTG GCGGCATGCCCTTCATTGATGTGCCCACTCCCATCTCCTCTGCAAGTTCAGAAGCTGCCTCAGCAGTGGTCAGTCCCTCTACAGACAGTGGCCTGGAATTCTCCTCCCAAACCACTTCCAAGGAAGACCTTACTGATCTAGAGCAACCTGGCTCCCCAGGGTACAGCACAGCTACAGAGCCTGGGAGCAGTGAGCTAGGTGTTCCCGAGCAATCTGACCTCCAG CAGGAAGGGACCCATGTGGAAAAGTCCCAGTCAGCATCTGTGGAGTCCATCCCTGAAGTGTTAGAGGAGTGCACATCCCCTGCTGACCACTCTGACTCTGCCTCTGTCCATGACATGGATTACGTCAATCCCCGGGGCGTGCGCTTTACACAGTCCTCCCAGAAAGAAG GCACAGCTTTGGTCCCCTATGGTCTTCCCTGCATCCGCGAGCTCTTCCGATTCCTCATCTCCCTCACCAATCCACACGACCGCCATAACTCAGAGGTTATGATTCACATGGGACTGCATTTGCTGACAGTGGCCCTTGAGTCAGCCCCTGTAGCCCAGTGCCAGACCCTCCTGGGCCTCATCAAGGATGAGATGTGCCGTCATTTATTCCAG CTACTCAGCATAGAGCGACTGAACCTTTATGCTGCTTCCCTGCGAGTATGCTTCCTACTGTTTGAGAGCATGCGGGAACACCTCAAGTTCCAAATGGAG atgtacatcaaaaagcttatggaGATCATCACTGTGGAGAACCCCAAGATGCCTTACGAGATGAAGGAGATGGCACTGGAGGCCATTGTGCAGCTCTGGCGCATCCCCAGCTTTGTCACAGAGCTCTACATCAACTATGATTGTGACTACTACTGTTCCAACCTCTTTGAGGACCTCACAAAGCTGCTGTCCAAG AATGCCTTCCCTGTGTCTGGTCAACTCTATACAACACACCTACTATCTCTTGATGCCCTATTGACAGTGATTGACAGCACCGAGGCCCACTGCCAGGCCAAAGTCCTCAACAGCATCACCCAGCAAGAGAAGAAGGAGACAGCCAGACCAAGCTGTGAGATAGTAGATGGCACCCGAGAAGCTAGCAATA CTGAGAGAGCAGCCAGCGATGGGAAAGCTGTAGGCATGGCCTCAGACATCCCAGGCCTGCATCTGCCAGGTGGAGGGCGGCTGCCACCAGAACATGGGAAACCAGGATGCAGTGATCTGGAGGAAGCTGGTGACTCTGGGG CTGACAAAAAGTTTGCCCGGAAGCCACCTCGATTTTCCTGTCTCCTGCCAGATCCACGGGAactaattgaaattaaaaacaaaaagaag CTGCTAATCACTGGCACAGAGCAGTTCAATCAGAAACCAAAGAAGGGGATTCAGTTTCTGCAAGAAAAAGGCCTCCTCACCATCCCAATGGACAACACAGAGGTTGCTCAGTGGCTCCGAGAGAACCCTCGGTTGGACAAGAAAATGATTGGAGAGTTTGTGAGTGACCGCAAAAACATCGACCTGTTGGAGAGCTTTGTGAG TACCTTCAGTTTTCAGGGTCTGCGACTGGACGAAGCTCTCCGCCTCTACCTGGAAGCCTTCCGTTTGCCTGGGGAAGCACCAGTCATCCAGAGGTTGCTGGAGGCATTCACGGAGCGTTGGATG AATTGTAATGGCTCCCCATTTGCCAATAGCGATGCCTGCTTTTCCCTGGCCTATGCTGTCATCATGCTTAATACTGACCAGCACAACCACAATGTTCGTAAACAGAATGCACCCATGACCCTGGAG GAGTTTCGCAAAAATCTAAAAGGTGTGAATGGAGGCAAGGACTTTGAGCAAGACATCCTGGAGGACATGTACCATGCCATCAA GAATGAGGAAATTGTAATGCCTGAGGAGCAGACGGGCTTGGTTCGGGAGAACTATGTGTGGAATGTGCTGCTTCATCGAGGTGCCACCCCTGAGGGCATATTCCTGCGTGTGCCTACTGCCAGCTATGATCTTGACCTCTTCACCATGACCTGGGGCCCCACTATTGCTGCTCTCTCTTATGTCTTTGACAAAAGCCTTGAGGAGACAATCATCCAGAAAGCCATCTCAGGCTTCAG GAAGTGCGCCATGATCTCCGCCCACTATGGCCTCAGCGATGTGTTTGACAATCTCATCATCTCTCTATGCAAATTCACAGCTCTCAGCAGTGAG TCTATTGAGAATCTGCCCAGTGTATTTGGAAGCAACCCTAAAGCCCATATTGCAGCCAAGACAGTATTCCATTTGGCCCATCGTCATGGTGACATCCTGCGGGAGGGCTGGAAGAATATCATGGAGGCCATGCTGCAGCTCTTCCGAGCCCAACTACTGCCCAAGGCTATGGTAGAG GTAGAAGATTTTGTGGATCCCAATGGCAAGATCTCTCTACAGCGGGAAGAGACACCATCAAACCG AGGAGAGTCAACAGTGCTGAGCTTTGTGAGCTGGCTAACACTGAGTGGGCCTGAGCAGTCTAGTGTGCGGGGCCCATCCACTGAAAACCAAGAGGCCAAGAGAGTGGCCTTAGAGTGTATAAAG CAATGTGACCCAGAAAAAATGATCACAGAAAGCAAGTTCCTCCAGCTGGAGTCACTACAGGAGCTCATGAAG GCTCTGGTCTCAGTGACACCAGATGAAGAGACATATGATGAGGAAGATGCTGCTTTCTGCCTAGAGATGCTACTAAGGATTGTGTTGGAGAACAG GGATCGTGTGGGCTGTGTGTGGCAGACTGTTCGAGACCATCTATACCACCTCTGTGTTCAGGCACAAGATTTCTGCTTCCTTGTGGAGCGGGCAGTGGTGGGGTTGCTACGCCTGGCCATTCGGCTGCTCCGGAGAGAAGAGATCAGTGGTCAG GTACTGCTCTCCCTGCGCATTTTGCTACTGATGAAGCCCAGTGTGCTATCCCGAGTCAGCCACCAGGTTGCGTATGGGCTCCATGAACTCCTGAAGACCAATGCAGCCAACATTCACTCAGGTGATGACTGGGCCACACTCTTCACGCTGCTGGAGTGCATCGGCTCAGGTGTGAAGCctccagctactctgcaggccaCAGCCAGGGCAGATGCACCTGATGCTG GGGCCCAGTCAGACAGTGAGCTCCCATCCTACCATCAAAATGATGTGAGCCTGGATCGAGGGTACACTTCTGACTCAGAGGTCTACACTGACCATGCCAGGCCGGGCAAGATACACCGATCAGCCACAGATGCCGATGTGGTCAACAGTGGTTGGTTAGTG GTCGGGAAGGATGACATTGATAACTCCAAGCCAGGGCCCAGCCGCCCAGGCCCTTCACCCCTGATCAATCAATACAGCCTAACAGTGGGACTGGATTTGGGGCCACACGACACTAAGTCTCTGCTTAAGTGTGTGGAATCGCTGTCCTTCATTGTCCGTGATGCTGCCCACATCACACCTGACAACTTTGAGCTCTGTGTCAAGACTCTCCGGATCTTTGTGGAGGCCAGTCTGAATGGCG GATGCAAGTGCCAGGAGAAACGTGGCAAGAGTCACAAATATGACAGCAAAGGGAACCGCTTCAAGAAGAAATCCAAAGAGGGATCAATGCTTCGTCGGCCTCGAACCTCCAGCCAACATGCCTCTCGGGGTGGGCAGagtgatgatgatgaggatgaaggcGTGCCTGCCAGCTACCATACGGTGTCTTTACAGGTCAGTCAGGAC TTGCTAGACCTGATGCACACCCTGCACACGCGGGCAGCCTCTATCTACAGCTCATGGGCGGAGGAGCAACGCCACCTGGAGGCAGATGGCCAGAAGATCGAAGCTGATTCTCGCACCCTCTGGGCCCACTGCTGGTGCCCTTTACTGCAGG GTATTGCCTGCCTGTGCTGCGATGCCCGGCGCCAGGTACGGATGCAGGCATTGACCTATCTGCAGCGAGCACTACTTGTACATGATCTGCAAAAGCTAGATGCCCTGGAATGGGAGTCCTGTTTTAACAAG GTGCTGTTTCCTCTACTTACCAAGCTCTTGGAGAACATCAGCCCTGCAGATGTGGGCGGGATGGAGGAGACCCGGATGAGGGCTTCCACACTGCTCTCTAAG GTCTTCCTGCAGCACCTGTCTCCACTGCTGTCGCTCTCTACCTTTGCGGCCCTCTGGCTCACCATCTTGGACTTCATGGACAAGTACATGCACGCAGGCTCCAGCGACTTACTG TCAGAGGCGATCCCTGAGTCTCTGAAGAACATGCTTCTGGTGATGGACACAGCGGAGATTTTCCACAGTGCAGATGCACGGGGAGGTGGCCCCTCAGCCCTCTGGGAGATCACCTGGGAGCGCATTGACTGTTTTCTGCCTCACCTACGAGATGAACTCTTCAAGCAGACCGTCATCCAGG accccatgcccatggagcctcatGGCCCAAAGCCTCTCGCCTCAGCCCACCTGACTTCTGCTGCTGGTGATACCAGGACACCTGGACATCCACCTCCCCCAGAGATTCCATCTGAGCTGGGGGCCTGTG
- the GBF1 gene encoding Golgi-specific brefeldin A-resistance guanine nucleotide exchange factor 1 isoform X37, translated as MKKLKMRAGGMSDSSKWKKQKRSPRPPRHMTKVTPGSELPTPNGTTLSSNLTGGMPFIDVPTPISSASSEAASAVVSPSTDSGLEFSSQTTSKEDLTDLEQPGSPGYSTATEPGSSELGVPEQSDLQEGTHVEKSQSASVESIPEVLEECTSPADHSDSASVHDMDYVNPRGVRFTQSSQKEGTALVPYGLPCIRELFRFLISLTNPHDRHNSEVMIHMGLHLLTVALESAPVAQCQTLLGLIKDEMCRHLFQLLSIERLNLYAASLRVCFLLFESMREHLKFQMEMYIKKLMEIITVENPKMPYEMKEMALEAIVQLWRIPSFVTELYINYDCDYYCSNLFEDLTKLLSKNAFPVSGQLYTTHLLSLDALLTVIDSTEAHCQAKVLNSITQQEKKETARPSCEIVDGTREASNTERAASDGKAVGMASDIPGLHLPGGGRLPPEHGKPGCSDLEEAGDSGADKKFARKPPRFSCLLPDPRELIEIKNKKKLLITGTEQFNQKPKKGIQFLQEKGLLTIPMDNTEVAQWLRENPRLDKKMIGEFVSDRKNIDLLESFVSTFSFQGLRLDEALRLYLEAFRLPGEAPVIQRLLEAFTERWMNCNGSPFANSDACFSLAYAVIMLNTDQHNHNVRKQNAPMTLEEFRKNLKGVNGGKDFEQDILEDMYHAIKNEEIVMPEEQTGLVRENYVWNVLLHRGATPEGIFLRVPTASYDLDLFTMTWGPTIAALSYVFDKSLEETIIQKAISGFRKCAMISAHYGLSDVFDNLIISLCKFTALSSESIENLPSVFGSNPKAHIAAKTVFHLAHRHGDILREGWKNIMEAMLQLFRAQLLPKAMVEVEDFVDPNGKISLQREETPSNRGESTVLSFVSWLTLSGPEQSSVRGPSTENQEAKRVALECIKQCDPEKMITESKFLQLESLQELMKALVSVTPDEETYDEEDAAFCLEMLLRIVLENRDRVGCVWQTVRDHLYHLCVQAQDFCFLVERAVVGLLRLAIRLLRREEISGQVLLSLRILLLMKPSVLSRVSHQVAYGLHELLKTNAANIHSGDDWATLFTLLECIGSGVKPPATLQATARADAPDAGAQSDSELPSYHQNDVSLDRGYTSDSEVYTDHARPGKIHRSATDADVVNSGWLVVGKDDIDNSKPGPSRPGPSPLINQYSLTVGLDLGPHDTKSLLKCVESLSFIVRDAAHITPDNFELCVKTLRIFVEASLNGGCKCQEKRGKSHKYDSKGNRFKKKSKEGSMLRRPRTSSQHASRGGQSDDDEDEGVPASYHTVSLQVSQDLLDLMHTLHTRAASIYSSWAEEQRHLEADGQKIEADSRTLWAHCWCPLLQGIACLCCDARRQVRMQALTYLQRALLVHDLQKLDALEWESCFNKVLFPLLTKLLENISPADVGGMEETRMRASTLLSKVFLQHLSPLLSLSTFAALWLTILDFMDKYMHAGSSDLLSEAIPESLKNMLLVMDTAEIFHSADARGGGPSALWEITWERIDCFLPHLRDELFKQTVIQDPMPMEPHGPKPLASAHLTSAAGDTRTPGHPPPPEIPSELGACDFEKPEGPRAASSSSPGSPVASSPSRLSPTPDGPPPLAQPPLILQPLASPLQVGVPPMTLPIILNPALIEATSPVPLLATPRPTDPIPTSEVN; from the exons ATGAAGAAG CTGAAAATGAGAGCAGGAGGCATGAGTGATTCATCCAAGTGGAAGAAACAGAAGAGATCCCCTCGGCCCCCACGCCATATGACCAAAGTCACACCAGGTTCAGAGCTGCCCACTCCCAATGGAACCACCTTATCATCTAACCTCACTG GCGGCATGCCCTTCATTGATGTGCCCACTCCCATCTCCTCTGCAAGTTCAGAAGCTGCCTCAGCAGTGGTCAGTCCCTCTACAGACAGTGGCCTGGAATTCTCCTCCCAAACCACTTCCAAGGAAGACCTTACTGATCTAGAGCAACCTGGCTCCCCAGGGTACAGCACAGCTACAGAGCCTGGGAGCAGTGAGCTAGGTGTTCCCGAGCAATCTGACCTCCAG GAAGGGACCCATGTGGAAAAGTCCCAGTCAGCATCTGTGGAGTCCATCCCTGAAGTGTTAGAGGAGTGCACATCCCCTGCTGACCACTCTGACTCTGCCTCTGTCCATGACATGGATTACGTCAATCCCCGGGGCGTGCGCTTTACACAGTCCTCCCAGAAAGAAG GCACAGCTTTGGTCCCCTATGGTCTTCCCTGCATCCGCGAGCTCTTCCGATTCCTCATCTCCCTCACCAATCCACACGACCGCCATAACTCAGAGGTTATGATTCACATGGGACTGCATTTGCTGACAGTGGCCCTTGAGTCAGCCCCTGTAGCCCAGTGCCAGACCCTCCTGGGCCTCATCAAGGATGAGATGTGCCGTCATTTATTCCAG CTACTCAGCATAGAGCGACTGAACCTTTATGCTGCTTCCCTGCGAGTATGCTTCCTACTGTTTGAGAGCATGCGGGAACACCTCAAGTTCCAAATGGAG atgtacatcaaaaagcttatggaGATCATCACTGTGGAGAACCCCAAGATGCCTTACGAGATGAAGGAGATGGCACTGGAGGCCATTGTGCAGCTCTGGCGCATCCCCAGCTTTGTCACAGAGCTCTACATCAACTATGATTGTGACTACTACTGTTCCAACCTCTTTGAGGACCTCACAAAGCTGCTGTCCAAG AATGCCTTCCCTGTGTCTGGTCAACTCTATACAACACACCTACTATCTCTTGATGCCCTATTGACAGTGATTGACAGCACCGAGGCCCACTGCCAGGCCAAAGTCCTCAACAGCATCACCCAGCAAGAGAAGAAGGAGACAGCCAGACCAAGCTGTGAGATAGTAGATGGCACCCGAGAAGCTAGCAATA CTGAGAGAGCAGCCAGCGATGGGAAAGCTGTAGGCATGGCCTCAGACATCCCAGGCCTGCATCTGCCAGGTGGAGGGCGGCTGCCACCAGAACATGGGAAACCAGGATGCAGTGATCTGGAGGAAGCTGGTGACTCTGGGG CTGACAAAAAGTTTGCCCGGAAGCCACCTCGATTTTCCTGTCTCCTGCCAGATCCACGGGAactaattgaaattaaaaacaaaaagaag CTGCTAATCACTGGCACAGAGCAGTTCAATCAGAAACCAAAGAAGGGGATTCAGTTTCTGCAAGAAAAAGGCCTCCTCACCATCCCAATGGACAACACAGAGGTTGCTCAGTGGCTCCGAGAGAACCCTCGGTTGGACAAGAAAATGATTGGAGAGTTTGTGAGTGACCGCAAAAACATCGACCTGTTGGAGAGCTTTGTGAG TACCTTCAGTTTTCAGGGTCTGCGACTGGACGAAGCTCTCCGCCTCTACCTGGAAGCCTTCCGTTTGCCTGGGGAAGCACCAGTCATCCAGAGGTTGCTGGAGGCATTCACGGAGCGTTGGATG AATTGTAATGGCTCCCCATTTGCCAATAGCGATGCCTGCTTTTCCCTGGCCTATGCTGTCATCATGCTTAATACTGACCAGCACAACCACAATGTTCGTAAACAGAATGCACCCATGACCCTGGAG GAGTTTCGCAAAAATCTAAAAGGTGTGAATGGAGGCAAGGACTTTGAGCAAGACATCCTGGAGGACATGTACCATGCCATCAA GAATGAGGAAATTGTAATGCCTGAGGAGCAGACGGGCTTGGTTCGGGAGAACTATGTGTGGAATGTGCTGCTTCATCGAGGTGCCACCCCTGAGGGCATATTCCTGCGTGTGCCTACTGCCAGCTATGATCTTGACCTCTTCACCATGACCTGGGGCCCCACTATTGCTGCTCTCTCTTATGTCTTTGACAAAAGCCTTGAGGAGACAATCATCCAGAAAGCCATCTCAGGCTTCAG GAAGTGCGCCATGATCTCCGCCCACTATGGCCTCAGCGATGTGTTTGACAATCTCATCATCTCTCTATGCAAATTCACAGCTCTCAGCAGTGAG TCTATTGAGAATCTGCCCAGTGTATTTGGAAGCAACCCTAAAGCCCATATTGCAGCCAAGACAGTATTCCATTTGGCCCATCGTCATGGTGACATCCTGCGGGAGGGCTGGAAGAATATCATGGAGGCCATGCTGCAGCTCTTCCGAGCCCAACTACTGCCCAAGGCTATGGTAGAG GTAGAAGATTTTGTGGATCCCAATGGCAAGATCTCTCTACAGCGGGAAGAGACACCATCAAACCG AGGAGAGTCAACAGTGCTGAGCTTTGTGAGCTGGCTAACACTGAGTGGGCCTGAGCAGTCTAGTGTGCGGGGCCCATCCACTGAAAACCAAGAGGCCAAGAGAGTGGCCTTAGAGTGTATAAAG CAATGTGACCCAGAAAAAATGATCACAGAAAGCAAGTTCCTCCAGCTGGAGTCACTACAGGAGCTCATGAAG GCTCTGGTCTCAGTGACACCAGATGAAGAGACATATGATGAGGAAGATGCTGCTTTCTGCCTAGAGATGCTACTAAGGATTGTGTTGGAGAACAG GGATCGTGTGGGCTGTGTGTGGCAGACTGTTCGAGACCATCTATACCACCTCTGTGTTCAGGCACAAGATTTCTGCTTCCTTGTGGAGCGGGCAGTGGTGGGGTTGCTACGCCTGGCCATTCGGCTGCTCCGGAGAGAAGAGATCAGTGGTCAG GTACTGCTCTCCCTGCGCATTTTGCTACTGATGAAGCCCAGTGTGCTATCCCGAGTCAGCCACCAGGTTGCGTATGGGCTCCATGAACTCCTGAAGACCAATGCAGCCAACATTCACTCAGGTGATGACTGGGCCACACTCTTCACGCTGCTGGAGTGCATCGGCTCAGGTGTGAAGCctccagctactctgcaggccaCAGCCAGGGCAGATGCACCTGATGCTG GGGCCCAGTCAGACAGTGAGCTCCCATCCTACCATCAAAATGATGTGAGCCTGGATCGAGGGTACACTTCTGACTCAGAGGTCTACACTGACCATGCCAGGCCGGGCAAGATACACCGATCAGCCACAGATGCCGATGTGGTCAACAGTGGTTGGTTAGTG GTCGGGAAGGATGACATTGATAACTCCAAGCCAGGGCCCAGCCGCCCAGGCCCTTCACCCCTGATCAATCAATACAGCCTAACAGTGGGACTGGATTTGGGGCCACACGACACTAAGTCTCTGCTTAAGTGTGTGGAATCGCTGTCCTTCATTGTCCGTGATGCTGCCCACATCACACCTGACAACTTTGAGCTCTGTGTCAAGACTCTCCGGATCTTTGTGGAGGCCAGTCTGAATGGCG GATGCAAGTGCCAGGAGAAACGTGGCAAGAGTCACAAATATGACAGCAAAGGGAACCGCTTCAAGAAGAAATCCAAAGAGGGATCAATGCTTCGTCGGCCTCGAACCTCCAGCCAACATGCCTCTCGGGGTGGGCAGagtgatgatgatgaggatgaaggcGTGCCTGCCAGCTACCATACGGTGTCTTTACAGGTCAGTCAGGAC TTGCTAGACCTGATGCACACCCTGCACACGCGGGCAGCCTCTATCTACAGCTCATGGGCGGAGGAGCAACGCCACCTGGAGGCAGATGGCCAGAAGATCGAAGCTGATTCTCGCACCCTCTGGGCCCACTGCTGGTGCCCTTTACTGCAGG GTATTGCCTGCCTGTGCTGCGATGCCCGGCGCCAGGTACGGATGCAGGCATTGACCTATCTGCAGCGAGCACTACTTGTACATGATCTGCAAAAGCTAGATGCCCTGGAATGGGAGTCCTGTTTTAACAAG GTGCTGTTTCCTCTACTTACCAAGCTCTTGGAGAACATCAGCCCTGCAGATGTGGGCGGGATGGAGGAGACCCGGATGAGGGCTTCCACACTGCTCTCTAAG GTCTTCCTGCAGCACCTGTCTCCACTGCTGTCGCTCTCTACCTTTGCGGCCCTCTGGCTCACCATCTTGGACTTCATGGACAAGTACATGCACGCAGGCTCCAGCGACTTACTG TCAGAGGCGATCCCTGAGTCTCTGAAGAACATGCTTCTGGTGATGGACACAGCGGAGATTTTCCACAGTGCAGATGCACGGGGAGGTGGCCCCTCAGCCCTCTGGGAGATCACCTGGGAGCGCATTGACTGTTTTCTGCCTCACCTACGAGATGAACTCTTCAAGCAGACCGTCATCCAGG accccatgcccatggagcctcatGGCCCAAAGCCTCTCGCCTCAGCCCACCTGACTTCTGCTGCTGGTGATACCAGGACACCTGGACATCCACCTCCCCCAGAGATTCCATCTGAGCTGGGGGCCTGTG